The following proteins are co-located in the Mus caroli chromosome 7, CAROLI_EIJ_v1.1, whole genome shotgun sequence genome:
- the LOC110299382 gene encoding vomeronasal type-1 receptor 4-like — protein sequence MDFWNLAIRIIFLSQITIGILGNVSLLFFYLVLYYRESILKPTELILMHLMAANIIIILSAGVPQTITIWGLKQLLNDFGCKFLLYIHAIGRSVSIFTTCLLSVFQAMTISPRKFCGKDHKVTIEKYLGCFISFLWVMYILVNLIFFVYTFIKKNSKNETRKRNFGYCSTVGSDNISDSLYAALVMCPEVVFSVLIAWSSGSMIVILYRHKKKVQYIYRTRVSRRDYPESRATRNILAQVFTFLAFYTLSSMLRGSIALLPNQNLWLMNINHLTSLCFPTFGPFVLMSHYSFVSRFIFIWLRKKICSFF from the coding sequence ATGGACTTCTGGAATCTAGCAATCCGAATAATTTTCTTATCACAAATTACAATAGGAATTCTAggaaatgtttctcttttgttcttttatctaGTCCTTTACTACAGAGAGTCTATATTAAAGCCCACAGAGTTGATTCTCATGCACCTAATGGCAGCCAATATCATAATCATTTTATCTGCTGGAGTGCCCCAAACAATAACCATTTGGGGATTGAAGCAGTTATTGAATGATTTTGGATGTAAGTTCCTATTGTACATTCATGCAATTGGTCGAAGTGTGTCTATTTTCACCACCTGCCTTTTAAGTGTGTTCCAGGCTATGACCATAAGTCCCAGGAAATTCTGTGGAAAGGATCATAAAGTCACAATTGAGAAGTACCTTGGatgtttcatttccttcctttgggTCATGTACATCTtggtaaatttaattttctttgtgtacacatttatcaaaaagaatagcaaaaatgaaacaagaaaacgTAATTTTGGATACTGCTCCACAGTAGGAAGTGATAATATTAGTGACTCACTCTATGCAGCATTGGTGATGTGCCCTGAAGTCGTCTTTTCTGTACTCATTGCATGGTCCAGTGGCTCCATGATTGTCATTCTGTACAGACACAAGAAGAAGGTTCAATACATCTATAGAACTCGTGTTTCTAGAAGAGACTATCCTGAGTCCAGAGCCACAAGGAATATCCTGGCACAGGTGTTTACCTTCTTGGCTTTTTATACTCTCTCCTCCATGTTAAGAGGCTCCATTGCTCTTTTGCCTAATCAGAATTTGTGGCTGATGAACATCAATCACCTcacttctctgtgttttccaacTTTTGGACCCTTTGTTCTTATGAGCCATTACTCTTTTGTTTCCAGATTCATTTTCATctggttaagaaaaaaaatatgttcttttttt